One stretch of Salarias fasciatus chromosome 19, fSalaFa1.1, whole genome shotgun sequence DNA includes these proteins:
- the asxl2 gene encoding putative Polycomb group protein ASXL2 isoform X2, whose amino-acid sequence MRERQKRKKGRTWAEAAKTVLEKYPNTPMSHKEILQVIQRERLKEISGTSPLACLNAMLHTNSRGEEGIFYKVPGRMGVYTLKKGISDVVKELSDEGSEESSDNLSDSRSTENNGAAITQEGRRGRWMRRVPSKLQSQPSSPQPRCSSPSVPTSKIISPSQKHSKKALKQALKQQQQRNQRRQGGMPTASSPRLLLKTIKDMADNITTKTDLCHPVVPRKVPQRSSRLSAGQIKRTKCNIDVETPDSILVNTNLRALINKHTFSVLPPECQQRLLKLLPEVDRQACLDGLLKVTSSALNNEFFTSAAQSWKERLAEGEFTPELQLRMRQEIEKEKKVELWKEAFFENYYGENSGLSYEESKELTKADVNLESARPQSVAQAAEETKCNKDGRRTDVAAKDTKPTQTPSQQPPKAPPGPATEPMKTRRAQYAEDRKLSTMAQSGHTPAGRTPEAERHTEKASTCPLPEKEQKEQVKEDKAEPPPPPVKESPPPKTASDPKEDQPTSAAKPAADNGEAVSEPSGPSSPPKRKSVSETEGELTPEKRPRMSSVSSVSSVSSVSPSPSSISSPATPSPTTNQRVPPLKIPVSRILPIPVSPSQVSPRTPLPTPLSSPGRTGARTLADIKAKAQFARAQRAAAAAISSALKGAVAGPGPGGGSGEHPRPSPSPTSTSPQALARIPVTSSNSSTPAPSSGGSLGHLSPNQSQTCYTSKAEDKQRVHPAGLVGIQKSSTGSAHLSSVPAPKEQETPSTAGSSGRVSSCIPANNPLVTQLLQGKEVPLEQILPKPLAKVEVKMSTVPPSCKGKTSHSALHRADRPTSQQVPAAGRVAVLSEYAKHHRELPDKETQEQILQALMQRKAQQSQPFGCVGPQPPQYKMQQLMHSEERQDQSRISVGFLGRKRMPRPAMTGHYLLNVSTYGRGPESRRLHLSLIPNTSVSSLKKESTEGDEMAKEDDATRKVCSSVSAVKVEHQGLAVTKSEETGSFPNCSGIKTESGSEDNAAGEDGSASSTAKDSGSLSQPHRRHLQLCNSNQGNSEPYLSHADPGHQRSTAFHSQRTLDNQEPAAAPPRFGAAISMSVPQTLNHSTAVTGSSTPSTETDGSGGVHGSVMSFSVTVTTIPAGHALDHGSQGEPSPDQSFMEGSNMEDVQSKCYCRLKAMIMCKGCGAFCHDDCIGPSKLCVSCLVVR is encoded by the exons ATgagggagagacagaagaggaagaagggaaGGACGTGGGCCGAAGCCGCCAAAACG gtTTTGGAGAAGTATCCTAATACACCCATGAGCCATAAAGAGATCTTGCAGGTGATCCAAAGAGAAAGGCTTAAGGAAATAAG TGGAACCTCGCCGCTGGCATGCCTGAATGCGATGCTGCACACAAATTCTCGTGGTGAAGAGGGAATCTTTTATAAAGTTCCTGGCAGGATGGGAGTCTATACATTAAAG aaGGGCATCTCAGACGTGGTGAAAGAGCTATCGGATGAGGGCTCCGAGGAGAGCAGCGATAATCTCTCTGACTCCCGAAGCACAGAAAACAACGGCGCTGCCATCACTCAGGAGGGCAGGAGAGGGAGGTGGATGCGAAGAG TTCCCTCCAAGCTGCAATCACAGCCGTCGTCTCCTCAGCCTCGCTGCTCGTCGCCGTCTGTCCCCACCAGTAAGAtcatctctccctctcagaAACACAGCAAGAAAGCACTGAAACAG gccttgaagcagcagcagcagagaaatcaGCGCAGACAAGGGGGGATGCCAACAGCCTCCAGCCCGAGACTCCTTCTGAAGACCATCAAAGATATGGCAGATAACATTACAACAAAAACTG ATTTATGCCACCCGGTTGTACCCAGGAAGGTTCCCCAGAGATCCAGTCGGCTCAGCGCAG GGCAGATAAAAAGAACCAAGTGTAACATCGATGTGGAGACACCGGACTCTATTCTGGTTAACACCAACCTGCGAGCCCTCATCAACAAGCACACCTTCTCTGTGTTGCCTCCGGAGTGCCAACAGAGGCTGCTCAAACTGCTGCCCGAGGTCGACCGCCAG GCTTGCTTGGACGGCCTTCTGAAGGTCACCAGCTCCGCCTTAAACAATGAGTTCTTCACATCAGCAGCTCAGTCGTGGAAGGAGAGACTGGCTGAGG GAGAATTTACTCCGGAGCTGCAGCTTCGAATGCGTCAAGAAAtcgaaaaggaaaagaaagttgAGCTGTGGAAGGAGGCTTTCTTTGAGAACTATTATGGGGAAAA TTCGGGGCTCAGCTATGAGGAATCCAAAGAGCTGACAAAGGCTGATGTGAATCTGGAGTCTGCCCGGCCCCAGTCTGTCGCTCAAGCAGCGGAGGAAACCAAGTGCAACAAGGACGGCCGCCGGACCGACGTGGCCGCGAAAGACACGAAGCCAACGCAGACACCGTCCCAGCAGCCTCCGAAGGCGCCGCCTGGCCCCGCCACGGAGCCCATGAAGACACGGCGTGCTCAGTACGCTGAGGATCGCAAGTTGAGCACGATGGCGCAGTCcggacacacacctgcaggaagAACGCCAGAGGCTGAGAGGCACACTGAGAAAGCCTCAACGTGTCCGCTGcctgaaaaggagcagaaggagCAAGTGAAGGAGGATAAAGctgagcctcctcctccgcctgtgAAGGAAAGCCCTCCACCAAAGACCGCTTCCGATCCGAAAGAAGACCAGCCGACGTCTGCGGCCAAACCTGCTGCGGACAACGGAGAAGCTGTGTCTGAGCCCAGTGGACCTTCATCACCGCCGAAAAGGAAGTCTGTCAGTGAGACGGAGGGCGAGCTGACGCCGGAGAAGAGACCCCGCATGTCCTCTGTTTCCTCCGTGTCTTCAGTCTCCTCGGTCTCACCCTCACCGTCATCCATCTCCAGCCCCGCCACGCCAAGTCCGACAACCAATCAGAGGGTTCCACCGCTCAAG ATCCCAGTGTCACGGATTCTTCCCATTCCTGTATCGCCGAGTCAAGTCTCACCAAGGACTCCCCTCCCGACTCCTCTCAGCAGTCCGGGCCGTACTGGTGCTCGAACGCTGGCTGACATCAAAGCCAAAGCCCAGTTTGCCCGGGCGCAACGGGCCGCAGCGGCGGCGATATCGTCTGCGCTGAAAGGGGCAGTGGCAGGCCCCGGGCCAGGGGGAGGCAGCGGTGAGCACCCACGTCCGTCTCCCAGTCCCACCTCGACATCCCCTCAGGCTCTAGCTAGGATACCAGTCaccagcagtaacagcagcacgCCTGCTCCATCCTCAGGGGGCTCTCTTGGTCACCTCAGCCCCAACCAGTCTCAGACATGCTACACGAGCAAAGCTGAGGACAAACAGAGAGTTCATCCCGCTGGACTCGTTGGCATCCAGAAGAGTTCCACTGGTTCGGCTCACCTTTCATCCGTGCCTGCTCCAAAGGAGCAGGAAACCCCATCGACCGCTGGGTCATCCGGCAGAGTTAGCTCCTGCATCCCAGCAAACAACCCGCTGGtcactcagctgctgcagggcaAAGAGGTTCCGCTGGAGCAGATCCTCCCGAAACCGCTCGCCAAGGTAGAAGTCAAGATGTCGACCGTGCCCCCCAGTTGTAAAGGGAAGACGTCCCATTCCGCCCTGCACAGAGCCGACAGGCCGACGTCCCAGCAGGTCCCGGCAGCGGGACGGGTCGCGGTTCTCTCAGAATACGCAAAACATCACAGGGAACTCCCTGACAAGGAGACTCAGGAGCAAATCCTTCAGGCTCTCATGCAGAGGAAAGCCCAGCAGAGCCAGCCTTTCGGATGCGTCGGGCCTCAACCGCCGCAGTACAAGATGCAGCAGCTGATGCACTCCGAGGAACGTCAGGACCAATCGAGAATTTCCGTCGGCTTCTTGGGTAGAAAGAGGATGCCCAGGCCTGCCATGACGGGGCATTACCTGCTCAATGTGTCCACGTACGGGAGGGGGCCGGAGAGCAGAAGACTGCATCTGTCCCTCATCCCAAACACATCCGTGTccagtttgaaaaaagaaagcacagaGGGAGACGAGATGGCTAAAGAAGACGACGCAACCCGGAAGGTTTGCTCATCTGTCTCTGCAGTGAAGGTAGAACATCAAGGACTCGCAGTCACAAAGTCTGAAGAAACGGGAAGCTTTCCGAATTGCTCCGGCATTAAGACCGAGTCTGGATCAGAGGATAATGCAGCCGGGGAAGACGGAAGCGCCAGCTCAACAGCCAAAGACAGcggctctctctctcagccacaCCGCAGGCACCTCCAACTCTGCAATAGCAATCAAGGAAACTCCGAGCCATATCTCAGCCACGCGGATCCCGGCCACCAGCGGTCCACTGCCTTTCATTCCCAGCGGACGCTCGATAATCAGGAAcccgcggcggcgccgccgcgcTTCGGCGCCGCCATCAGCATGTCCGTACCTCAGACTCTGAACCACAGCACTGCCGTCACCGGCTCTTCCACGCCCTCGACGGAGACggacggcagcggcggcgtccACGGAAGCGTCATGTCTTTCTCGGTAACCGTCACCACCATACCCGCCGGCCACGCGCTGGACCACGGCAGCCAGGGCGAGCCGTCGCCCGACCAGTCGTTCATGGAGGGCTCCAACATGGAGGACGTCCAGTCCAAATGCTACTGCCGCCTCAAGGCCATGATCATGTGCAAAGGGTGCGGCGCCTTTTGCCACGACGACTGTATCGGCCCCTCGAAACTGTGCGTGTCGTGTTTAGTGGTACGATGA
- the asxl2 gene encoding putative Polycomb group protein ASXL2 isoform X1, which yields MRERQKRKKGRTWAEAAKTVLEKYPNTPMSHKEILQVIQRERLKEIRSGTSPLACLNAMLHTNSRGEEGIFYKVPGRMGVYTLKKGISDVVKELSDEGSEESSDNLSDSRSTENNGAAITQEGRRGRWMRRVPSKLQSQPSSPQPRCSSPSVPTSKIISPSQKHSKKALKQALKQQQQRNQRRQGGMPTASSPRLLLKTIKDMADNITTKTDLCHPVVPRKVPQRSSRLSAGQIKRTKCNIDVETPDSILVNTNLRALINKHTFSVLPPECQQRLLKLLPEVDRQACLDGLLKVTSSALNNEFFTSAAQSWKERLAEGEFTPELQLRMRQEIEKEKKVELWKEAFFENYYGENSGLSYEESKELTKADVNLESARPQSVAQAAEETKCNKDGRRTDVAAKDTKPTQTPSQQPPKAPPGPATEPMKTRRAQYAEDRKLSTMAQSGHTPAGRTPEAERHTEKASTCPLPEKEQKEQVKEDKAEPPPPPVKESPPPKTASDPKEDQPTSAAKPAADNGEAVSEPSGPSSPPKRKSVSETEGELTPEKRPRMSSVSSVSSVSSVSPSPSSISSPATPSPTTNQRVPPLKIPVSRILPIPVSPSQVSPRTPLPTPLSSPGRTGARTLADIKAKAQFARAQRAAAAAISSALKGAVAGPGPGGGSGEHPRPSPSPTSTSPQALARIPVTSSNSSTPAPSSGGSLGHLSPNQSQTCYTSKAEDKQRVHPAGLVGIQKSSTGSAHLSSVPAPKEQETPSTAGSSGRVSSCIPANNPLVTQLLQGKEVPLEQILPKPLAKVEVKMSTVPPSCKGKTSHSALHRADRPTSQQVPAAGRVAVLSEYAKHHRELPDKETQEQILQALMQRKAQQSQPFGCVGPQPPQYKMQQLMHSEERQDQSRISVGFLGRKRMPRPAMTGHYLLNVSTYGRGPESRRLHLSLIPNTSVSSLKKESTEGDEMAKEDDATRKVCSSVSAVKVEHQGLAVTKSEETGSFPNCSGIKTESGSEDNAAGEDGSASSTAKDSGSLSQPHRRHLQLCNSNQGNSEPYLSHADPGHQRSTAFHSQRTLDNQEPAAAPPRFGAAISMSVPQTLNHSTAVTGSSTPSTETDGSGGVHGSVMSFSVTVTTIPAGHALDHGSQGEPSPDQSFMEGSNMEDVQSKCYCRLKAMIMCKGCGAFCHDDCIGPSKLCVSCLVVR from the exons ATgagggagagacagaagaggaagaagggaaGGACGTGGGCCGAAGCCGCCAAAACG gtTTTGGAGAAGTATCCTAATACACCCATGAGCCATAAAGAGATCTTGCAGGTGATCCAAAGAGAAAGGCTTAAGGAAATAAG AAG TGGAACCTCGCCGCTGGCATGCCTGAATGCGATGCTGCACACAAATTCTCGTGGTGAAGAGGGAATCTTTTATAAAGTTCCTGGCAGGATGGGAGTCTATACATTAAAG aaGGGCATCTCAGACGTGGTGAAAGAGCTATCGGATGAGGGCTCCGAGGAGAGCAGCGATAATCTCTCTGACTCCCGAAGCACAGAAAACAACGGCGCTGCCATCACTCAGGAGGGCAGGAGAGGGAGGTGGATGCGAAGAG TTCCCTCCAAGCTGCAATCACAGCCGTCGTCTCCTCAGCCTCGCTGCTCGTCGCCGTCTGTCCCCACCAGTAAGAtcatctctccctctcagaAACACAGCAAGAAAGCACTGAAACAG gccttgaagcagcagcagcagagaaatcaGCGCAGACAAGGGGGGATGCCAACAGCCTCCAGCCCGAGACTCCTTCTGAAGACCATCAAAGATATGGCAGATAACATTACAACAAAAACTG ATTTATGCCACCCGGTTGTACCCAGGAAGGTTCCCCAGAGATCCAGTCGGCTCAGCGCAG GGCAGATAAAAAGAACCAAGTGTAACATCGATGTGGAGACACCGGACTCTATTCTGGTTAACACCAACCTGCGAGCCCTCATCAACAAGCACACCTTCTCTGTGTTGCCTCCGGAGTGCCAACAGAGGCTGCTCAAACTGCTGCCCGAGGTCGACCGCCAG GCTTGCTTGGACGGCCTTCTGAAGGTCACCAGCTCCGCCTTAAACAATGAGTTCTTCACATCAGCAGCTCAGTCGTGGAAGGAGAGACTGGCTGAGG GAGAATTTACTCCGGAGCTGCAGCTTCGAATGCGTCAAGAAAtcgaaaaggaaaagaaagttgAGCTGTGGAAGGAGGCTTTCTTTGAGAACTATTATGGGGAAAA TTCGGGGCTCAGCTATGAGGAATCCAAAGAGCTGACAAAGGCTGATGTGAATCTGGAGTCTGCCCGGCCCCAGTCTGTCGCTCAAGCAGCGGAGGAAACCAAGTGCAACAAGGACGGCCGCCGGACCGACGTGGCCGCGAAAGACACGAAGCCAACGCAGACACCGTCCCAGCAGCCTCCGAAGGCGCCGCCTGGCCCCGCCACGGAGCCCATGAAGACACGGCGTGCTCAGTACGCTGAGGATCGCAAGTTGAGCACGATGGCGCAGTCcggacacacacctgcaggaagAACGCCAGAGGCTGAGAGGCACACTGAGAAAGCCTCAACGTGTCCGCTGcctgaaaaggagcagaaggagCAAGTGAAGGAGGATAAAGctgagcctcctcctccgcctgtgAAGGAAAGCCCTCCACCAAAGACCGCTTCCGATCCGAAAGAAGACCAGCCGACGTCTGCGGCCAAACCTGCTGCGGACAACGGAGAAGCTGTGTCTGAGCCCAGTGGACCTTCATCACCGCCGAAAAGGAAGTCTGTCAGTGAGACGGAGGGCGAGCTGACGCCGGAGAAGAGACCCCGCATGTCCTCTGTTTCCTCCGTGTCTTCAGTCTCCTCGGTCTCACCCTCACCGTCATCCATCTCCAGCCCCGCCACGCCAAGTCCGACAACCAATCAGAGGGTTCCACCGCTCAAG ATCCCAGTGTCACGGATTCTTCCCATTCCTGTATCGCCGAGTCAAGTCTCACCAAGGACTCCCCTCCCGACTCCTCTCAGCAGTCCGGGCCGTACTGGTGCTCGAACGCTGGCTGACATCAAAGCCAAAGCCCAGTTTGCCCGGGCGCAACGGGCCGCAGCGGCGGCGATATCGTCTGCGCTGAAAGGGGCAGTGGCAGGCCCCGGGCCAGGGGGAGGCAGCGGTGAGCACCCACGTCCGTCTCCCAGTCCCACCTCGACATCCCCTCAGGCTCTAGCTAGGATACCAGTCaccagcagtaacagcagcacgCCTGCTCCATCCTCAGGGGGCTCTCTTGGTCACCTCAGCCCCAACCAGTCTCAGACATGCTACACGAGCAAAGCTGAGGACAAACAGAGAGTTCATCCCGCTGGACTCGTTGGCATCCAGAAGAGTTCCACTGGTTCGGCTCACCTTTCATCCGTGCCTGCTCCAAAGGAGCAGGAAACCCCATCGACCGCTGGGTCATCCGGCAGAGTTAGCTCCTGCATCCCAGCAAACAACCCGCTGGtcactcagctgctgcagggcaAAGAGGTTCCGCTGGAGCAGATCCTCCCGAAACCGCTCGCCAAGGTAGAAGTCAAGATGTCGACCGTGCCCCCCAGTTGTAAAGGGAAGACGTCCCATTCCGCCCTGCACAGAGCCGACAGGCCGACGTCCCAGCAGGTCCCGGCAGCGGGACGGGTCGCGGTTCTCTCAGAATACGCAAAACATCACAGGGAACTCCCTGACAAGGAGACTCAGGAGCAAATCCTTCAGGCTCTCATGCAGAGGAAAGCCCAGCAGAGCCAGCCTTTCGGATGCGTCGGGCCTCAACCGCCGCAGTACAAGATGCAGCAGCTGATGCACTCCGAGGAACGTCAGGACCAATCGAGAATTTCCGTCGGCTTCTTGGGTAGAAAGAGGATGCCCAGGCCTGCCATGACGGGGCATTACCTGCTCAATGTGTCCACGTACGGGAGGGGGCCGGAGAGCAGAAGACTGCATCTGTCCCTCATCCCAAACACATCCGTGTccagtttgaaaaaagaaagcacagaGGGAGACGAGATGGCTAAAGAAGACGACGCAACCCGGAAGGTTTGCTCATCTGTCTCTGCAGTGAAGGTAGAACATCAAGGACTCGCAGTCACAAAGTCTGAAGAAACGGGAAGCTTTCCGAATTGCTCCGGCATTAAGACCGAGTCTGGATCAGAGGATAATGCAGCCGGGGAAGACGGAAGCGCCAGCTCAACAGCCAAAGACAGcggctctctctctcagccacaCCGCAGGCACCTCCAACTCTGCAATAGCAATCAAGGAAACTCCGAGCCATATCTCAGCCACGCGGATCCCGGCCACCAGCGGTCCACTGCCTTTCATTCCCAGCGGACGCTCGATAATCAGGAAcccgcggcggcgccgccgcgcTTCGGCGCCGCCATCAGCATGTCCGTACCTCAGACTCTGAACCACAGCACTGCCGTCACCGGCTCTTCCACGCCCTCGACGGAGACggacggcagcggcggcgtccACGGAAGCGTCATGTCTTTCTCGGTAACCGTCACCACCATACCCGCCGGCCACGCGCTGGACCACGGCAGCCAGGGCGAGCCGTCGCCCGACCAGTCGTTCATGGAGGGCTCCAACATGGAGGACGTCCAGTCCAAATGCTACTGCCGCCTCAAGGCCATGATCATGTGCAAAGGGTGCGGCGCCTTTTGCCACGACGACTGTATCGGCCCCTCGAAACTGTGCGTGTCGTGTTTAGTGGTACGATGA
- the asxl2 gene encoding putative Polycomb group protein ASXL2 isoform X3, producing the protein MVVAKVPSKLQSQPSSPQPRCSSPSVPTSKIISPSQKHSKKALKQALKQQQQRNQRRQGGMPTASSPRLLLKTIKDMADNITTKTDLCHPVVPRKVPQRSSRLSAGQIKRTKCNIDVETPDSILVNTNLRALINKHTFSVLPPECQQRLLKLLPEVDRQACLDGLLKVTSSALNNEFFTSAAQSWKERLAEGEFTPELQLRMRQEIEKEKKVELWKEAFFENYYGENSGLSYEESKELTKADVNLESARPQSVAQAAEETKCNKDGRRTDVAAKDTKPTQTPSQQPPKAPPGPATEPMKTRRAQYAEDRKLSTMAQSGHTPAGRTPEAERHTEKASTCPLPEKEQKEQVKEDKAEPPPPPVKESPPPKTASDPKEDQPTSAAKPAADNGEAVSEPSGPSSPPKRKSVSETEGELTPEKRPRMSSVSSVSSVSSVSPSPSSISSPATPSPTTNQRVPPLKIPVSRILPIPVSPSQVSPRTPLPTPLSSPGRTGARTLADIKAKAQFARAQRAAAAAISSALKGAVAGPGPGGGSGEHPRPSPSPTSTSPQALARIPVTSSNSSTPAPSSGGSLGHLSPNQSQTCYTSKAEDKQRVHPAGLVGIQKSSTGSAHLSSVPAPKEQETPSTAGSSGRVSSCIPANNPLVTQLLQGKEVPLEQILPKPLAKVEVKMSTVPPSCKGKTSHSALHRADRPTSQQVPAAGRVAVLSEYAKHHRELPDKETQEQILQALMQRKAQQSQPFGCVGPQPPQYKMQQLMHSEERQDQSRISVGFLGRKRMPRPAMTGHYLLNVSTYGRGPESRRLHLSLIPNTSVSSLKKESTEGDEMAKEDDATRKVCSSVSAVKVEHQGLAVTKSEETGSFPNCSGIKTESGSEDNAAGEDGSASSTAKDSGSLSQPHRRHLQLCNSNQGNSEPYLSHADPGHQRSTAFHSQRTLDNQEPAAAPPRFGAAISMSVPQTLNHSTAVTGSSTPSTETDGSGGVHGSVMSFSVTVTTIPAGHALDHGSQGEPSPDQSFMEGSNMEDVQSKCYCRLKAMIMCKGCGAFCHDDCIGPSKLCVSCLVVR; encoded by the exons ATGGTCGTAGCGAAAG TTCCCTCCAAGCTGCAATCACAGCCGTCGTCTCCTCAGCCTCGCTGCTCGTCGCCGTCTGTCCCCACCAGTAAGAtcatctctccctctcagaAACACAGCAAGAAAGCACTGAAACAG gccttgaagcagcagcagcagagaaatcaGCGCAGACAAGGGGGGATGCCAACAGCCTCCAGCCCGAGACTCCTTCTGAAGACCATCAAAGATATGGCAGATAACATTACAACAAAAACTG ATTTATGCCACCCGGTTGTACCCAGGAAGGTTCCCCAGAGATCCAGTCGGCTCAGCGCAG GGCAGATAAAAAGAACCAAGTGTAACATCGATGTGGAGACACCGGACTCTATTCTGGTTAACACCAACCTGCGAGCCCTCATCAACAAGCACACCTTCTCTGTGTTGCCTCCGGAGTGCCAACAGAGGCTGCTCAAACTGCTGCCCGAGGTCGACCGCCAG GCTTGCTTGGACGGCCTTCTGAAGGTCACCAGCTCCGCCTTAAACAATGAGTTCTTCACATCAGCAGCTCAGTCGTGGAAGGAGAGACTGGCTGAGG GAGAATTTACTCCGGAGCTGCAGCTTCGAATGCGTCAAGAAAtcgaaaaggaaaagaaagttgAGCTGTGGAAGGAGGCTTTCTTTGAGAACTATTATGGGGAAAA TTCGGGGCTCAGCTATGAGGAATCCAAAGAGCTGACAAAGGCTGATGTGAATCTGGAGTCTGCCCGGCCCCAGTCTGTCGCTCAAGCAGCGGAGGAAACCAAGTGCAACAAGGACGGCCGCCGGACCGACGTGGCCGCGAAAGACACGAAGCCAACGCAGACACCGTCCCAGCAGCCTCCGAAGGCGCCGCCTGGCCCCGCCACGGAGCCCATGAAGACACGGCGTGCTCAGTACGCTGAGGATCGCAAGTTGAGCACGATGGCGCAGTCcggacacacacctgcaggaagAACGCCAGAGGCTGAGAGGCACACTGAGAAAGCCTCAACGTGTCCGCTGcctgaaaaggagcagaaggagCAAGTGAAGGAGGATAAAGctgagcctcctcctccgcctgtgAAGGAAAGCCCTCCACCAAAGACCGCTTCCGATCCGAAAGAAGACCAGCCGACGTCTGCGGCCAAACCTGCTGCGGACAACGGAGAAGCTGTGTCTGAGCCCAGTGGACCTTCATCACCGCCGAAAAGGAAGTCTGTCAGTGAGACGGAGGGCGAGCTGACGCCGGAGAAGAGACCCCGCATGTCCTCTGTTTCCTCCGTGTCTTCAGTCTCCTCGGTCTCACCCTCACCGTCATCCATCTCCAGCCCCGCCACGCCAAGTCCGACAACCAATCAGAGGGTTCCACCGCTCAAG ATCCCAGTGTCACGGATTCTTCCCATTCCTGTATCGCCGAGTCAAGTCTCACCAAGGACTCCCCTCCCGACTCCTCTCAGCAGTCCGGGCCGTACTGGTGCTCGAACGCTGGCTGACATCAAAGCCAAAGCCCAGTTTGCCCGGGCGCAACGGGCCGCAGCGGCGGCGATATCGTCTGCGCTGAAAGGGGCAGTGGCAGGCCCCGGGCCAGGGGGAGGCAGCGGTGAGCACCCACGTCCGTCTCCCAGTCCCACCTCGACATCCCCTCAGGCTCTAGCTAGGATACCAGTCaccagcagtaacagcagcacgCCTGCTCCATCCTCAGGGGGCTCTCTTGGTCACCTCAGCCCCAACCAGTCTCAGACATGCTACACGAGCAAAGCTGAGGACAAACAGAGAGTTCATCCCGCTGGACTCGTTGGCATCCAGAAGAGTTCCACTGGTTCGGCTCACCTTTCATCCGTGCCTGCTCCAAAGGAGCAGGAAACCCCATCGACCGCTGGGTCATCCGGCAGAGTTAGCTCCTGCATCCCAGCAAACAACCCGCTGGtcactcagctgctgcagggcaAAGAGGTTCCGCTGGAGCAGATCCTCCCGAAACCGCTCGCCAAGGTAGAAGTCAAGATGTCGACCGTGCCCCCCAGTTGTAAAGGGAAGACGTCCCATTCCGCCCTGCACAGAGCCGACAGGCCGACGTCCCAGCAGGTCCCGGCAGCGGGACGGGTCGCGGTTCTCTCAGAATACGCAAAACATCACAGGGAACTCCCTGACAAGGAGACTCAGGAGCAAATCCTTCAGGCTCTCATGCAGAGGAAAGCCCAGCAGAGCCAGCCTTTCGGATGCGTCGGGCCTCAACCGCCGCAGTACAAGATGCAGCAGCTGATGCACTCCGAGGAACGTCAGGACCAATCGAGAATTTCCGTCGGCTTCTTGGGTAGAAAGAGGATGCCCAGGCCTGCCATGACGGGGCATTACCTGCTCAATGTGTCCACGTACGGGAGGGGGCCGGAGAGCAGAAGACTGCATCTGTCCCTCATCCCAAACACATCCGTGTccagtttgaaaaaagaaagcacagaGGGAGACGAGATGGCTAAAGAAGACGACGCAACCCGGAAGGTTTGCTCATCTGTCTCTGCAGTGAAGGTAGAACATCAAGGACTCGCAGTCACAAAGTCTGAAGAAACGGGAAGCTTTCCGAATTGCTCCGGCATTAAGACCGAGTCTGGATCAGAGGATAATGCAGCCGGGGAAGACGGAAGCGCCAGCTCAACAGCCAAAGACAGcggctctctctctcagccacaCCGCAGGCACCTCCAACTCTGCAATAGCAATCAAGGAAACTCCGAGCCATATCTCAGCCACGCGGATCCCGGCCACCAGCGGTCCACTGCCTTTCATTCCCAGCGGACGCTCGATAATCAGGAAcccgcggcggcgccgccgcgcTTCGGCGCCGCCATCAGCATGTCCGTACCTCAGACTCTGAACCACAGCACTGCCGTCACCGGCTCTTCCACGCCCTCGACGGAGACggacggcagcggcggcgtccACGGAAGCGTCATGTCTTTCTCGGTAACCGTCACCACCATACCCGCCGGCCACGCGCTGGACCACGGCAGCCAGGGCGAGCCGTCGCCCGACCAGTCGTTCATGGAGGGCTCCAACATGGAGGACGTCCAGTCCAAATGCTACTGCCGCCTCAAGGCCATGATCATGTGCAAAGGGTGCGGCGCCTTTTGCCACGACGACTGTATCGGCCCCTCGAAACTGTGCGTGTCGTGTTTAGTGGTACGATGA